One Mycoplasmopsis caviae DNA segment encodes these proteins:
- a CDS encoding ABC transporter permease encodes MWRLFKEVFKSLSKNKVIVAGLSILVFLTSAIFTLLSNVRSSMVGGFNDYKNVSRLQDVNVDLNLPMQGSAYNQGYYINGEKSDDFKGKDKNYTPIIYQIDPQSIKTSSLPESVKKEYYDSTRNILYFGNNKTEYLPFSSIGNIDQLLNAYYFKKEDLLNLYSIYKAEQNIDNNPKPDINFDLKNLDNLNFELKEKDRYLNIYNKVANDVFEQVFTDKTLEQSGNVKFDKTYKIGNLMNLIKKDDQIYATQLSSLFINVETKEITANFSKGKNWIDQEKGIEIKPNELAELFDFEPSSFGSNTPSGLVFKQKNKSADLSKFINYSSGIQEINENLDLKTEWKINEIFSNTLSPIKAQKKLKLEKGKKFTLPIEWIVQEENKVKFLRWNYYTSFVDKDGSKDKWLGAFKTFMEDLIESSRTNPEKSLLLDKLTTFSYWRKSKINKLTPYKSDKSLDVDKQIEKSSDIPLGSSFNYFELTQVDLYTEDKRIRPDGNKYQIDKDNSRPINKIERETKNVDDKISFLSEINNENIKDERFSIIKNEAYETTKRKIINQIAQKVKIENIGLRKTMTVDGINEETGKQNTFHFISTGNENYVVDGVKQNVGKLYDEYYDPSVLNKVSQSQNNVYETHQLTPYVSSLVIQSIGRNLYPDPKYIRPAYHFAKLLDYNINSGELKESKNTKIIPLTNFVPHEQNVDGSKTPDYNLTNLGVVFLGNKFKIARRVKDANNKYIEPETWETIYPDKMPQSGMDRGLLSKWMEKYQLTIATKFIRTQNGGWVKKDSTFQNVSYIPMLFLSPKAQLVQDVLSYGKVDYLASAIEKYLLNFDLVKQQFITPEQVYQLTSVLKKVLNDNNFASVFASSKMNKKILPKIIFDFVYELSHYEGGDVLKSVFFSILEQAKAKIKSRSSLVERKAYLTSEVENLYKLIKDIVSIDLSKYLSAQALVDVSHDPNKFIDAIWKIIDSIDFKKFSNFSHEWYKSESDKKIIFNNKEYAQKLSTGLIIKWLFNSIDQKSLKEGLKLLIDNLDIAASINLDNSSSLLYNLLIKFSPSLINGLKPIIKKMNADTSNPPKPYSNVKEGLINILTNIDFNILASELNQMVKRHYLDYKVIKFNSELNKDEEKIHPIVLDSISPKDGMIAFLRSMFGIHGSNRAFKDNLIKMFNLSDKYKEIELLNSSKKIYIPDKDDNKVGFIDFLEIFASGLSNTEVKEFNNYKIEQQFLALYSSIQNLDEVNGSVNLDLLKESQKRILKQYGLFSSKTYKTDILAKIEKIIGFINQTKGGASYISNESNKTGSDLLNDLQNFENNGTWSIIKKLLSSLSTPTIQNEYALGAQAFSIYNPWIQMFMNKDANHSQAVQFVNDFINLALDSEIFDINKKITENDNIPFAGITDYGLLELLDDPEKSNLFAFDNSGKFVNNKVEEFVTKNEVYRQWIKKNKLLLLKQLGYITASKIYSNSSEYSDGVYLGIIRKFLNNYLFKKDFFEIREQAHIIMSTLNLSLPLQIFGLSEALVDPILRFTFPEITLSYLASQKSNVGLVKANLQYLLLNKIDDFEKIVKDGEDKFNTLSSILESAFSKKDTSLVPLDIDDEQTLVLDGATFDKFKGISSSLFGIDFIKFTLEVINTIVEPKEIKDIVFNNSNSYLAKVNYAYLVKNNKAIYTGQIPGDPFELLSLLEKLDEKYVLNVNGTKFIIVGQETTVDYMYPVIDEYNLQVNTQSQALVYVNEHGFDRIRSGYVGNVVKKVLYVKNSKATGLSNVELKKYITNIIDKSITDNNKLQRVFLADEIDLVNPERALRITTVQGIIKAVSTTTIALVSVFVTLVAISTIFIIKRYIASKNKVIGILVAQGYQTWQISLSFTTFALVTSVIGGVLGYVIGYKNQLLAMNVINTYWTLPKNAIGFNFFTLFFTVFLPFLGMSLLIFVVSLFALRHKPIDLISGVNEIPQSKFFKAYQKSTRKFNVKKRFSLTLAFTSFWKLISFTVSVMLTGVATLFGVANTNVFNRTINDTYKNRSYTFKVDLETPTREGGPFKPFKPLDLNNNLYTPLGDISDGNREAADYFKPGYSSIINKNGKNGPLSPDPDKASFDSHILSQFSVNVAVAAGVAVDPWQVAYNGMPDTQKAKIDKIRDRVGYQLERTQETTDKIFNVDPNTYAMSFVSKTNNQKLDFFKYYRSPYEKQGSFKYAHWDENSKTYQMLNITTDKYRDEFRDFLVNGYKEIAKKIKAEKEDPNLIKTRVNKPGNLSDYWLTDKSDLSGPTIQDYFISFGGVYFDEKYDEKYTYLKVSNNNNTFKIYGYQKNSRFVKLIDKDNKNLYDSLYEFDTSNNIYPLVLNEVTSNKYNYKIGDLVKFEILNHVDRFTNRVINKLDKSLQNGTNLSNQSITFKVVGINPTYINNELITTIDAANKLSGLDTFKNNLGFKPFNGIMTNNPVPSQVIDSASLYSPSGYWSAYDGFDLSGIDENTLKSMFEQIYNPTNGVLKNILVKKFGNNETQIKNQIMNFLDSNEFVFDQAKYEQIKNSPKSAIEVFAKLYDSKLYIALGTSIDSKDIEAGFTSQVGSTIGTISTSIIAISFIISLVILIIMSTIMISENEKNIAIWSILGYTQKEKLGMFFGVFIPFIILAIALSIPVVLLMIFTFNKFLLASSSISLPLVLTPLHVFLTTIVIFAIFIATSFVTWYSIAKMKPVDLLKGK; translated from the coding sequence AAGACTACAAGATGTTAATGTTGATCTAAACTTGCCAATGCAGGGTAGTGCATACAACCAAGGCTACTACATTAATGGTGAAAAATCGGATGATTTTAAAGGTAAAGATAAAAACTACACGCCAATAATTTATCAAATTGACCCGCAAAGCATCAAAACTTCATCATTACCTGAATCAGTCAAGAAAGAATACTATGATAGCACAAGAAATATTTTATATTTTGGAAATAATAAAACCGAATATTTACCTTTTAGTAGTATAGGAAATATTGATCAATTATTGAATGCTTACTATTTTAAGAAAGAAGACTTGTTGAATCTTTACTCAATTTATAAAGCAGAGCAAAACATTGATAACAATCCTAAACCTGATATTAATTTTGATTTAAAAAACTTAGATAATTTAAATTTTGAATTAAAGGAAAAAGACAGATATCTAAATATTTATAATAAAGTAGCAAATGATGTTTTTGAACAAGTTTTCACTGACAAAACTCTTGAACAAAGCGGAAATGTCAAATTTGATAAAACATACAAGATTGGCAACCTAATGAATCTTATTAAGAAAGATGACCAAATTTATGCTACACAACTTAGTTCATTATTTATTAATGTTGAAACAAAAGAAATAACAGCTAATTTTTCAAAAGGTAAAAATTGAATTGACCAAGAAAAAGGTATCGAAATTAAACCAAACGAATTGGCTGAATTATTTGATTTTGAACCCTCATCATTTGGTAGTAATACACCCAGTGGTTTAGTTTTTAAACAAAAGAATAAAAGTGCAGATTTAAGTAAATTTATTAATTATAGTTCTGGCATTCAAGAAATAAATGAAAACCTTGACTTAAAGACAGAGTGAAAGATTAATGAAATATTTAGTAATACCCTAAGCCCTATTAAAGCACAAAAGAAATTAAAATTAGAAAAAGGCAAGAAATTTACTTTGCCAATTGAATGAATAGTACAAGAAGAAAATAAAGTTAAATTTCTAAGATGAAATTATTACACAAGCTTTGTTGATAAAGACGGCTCAAAAGACAAATGATTAGGTGCTTTTAAAACCTTTATGGAAGATTTAATCGAGTCTTCAAGAACTAACCCTGAAAAAAGTTTATTGTTGGATAAATTAACCACTTTTTCATATTGGAGAAAAAGTAAAATAAATAAACTTACACCATATAAGAGTGACAAAAGTCTTGATGTTGACAAGCAAATTGAAAAATCATCAGATATACCACTAGGTTCTAGTTTTAATTATTTTGAACTTACACAAGTTGACTTGTATACAGAAGATAAAAGAATTAGGCCAGATGGAAACAAGTATCAAATTGACAAAGATAATTCACGTCCAATTAATAAAATCGAAAGAGAAACTAAAAATGTCGATGACAAAATTAGTTTCCTAAGCGAAATAAATAATGAAAATATTAAAGATGAGAGATTTTCTATTATAAAAAATGAAGCCTATGAAACAACAAAGCGAAAAATAATTAATCAAATTGCTCAAAAAGTTAAAATCGAAAATATTGGTCTTCGTAAAACAATGACAGTTGATGGTATTAATGAAGAAACAGGCAAGCAAAACACATTTCACTTTATTAGCACCGGAAATGAAAATTACGTAGTTGATGGTGTTAAACAAAATGTTGGAAAGTTATATGATGAATATTATGATCCATCGGTCTTAAATAAAGTAAGTCAAAGTCAGAATAATGTTTATGAAACTCATCAATTGACACCATATGTTTCATCATTAGTAATTCAATCTATTGGTAGAAATCTATACCCAGACCCAAAATATATTAGACCTGCTTATCATTTTGCAAAATTGCTTGACTACAACATAAATAGTGGAGAATTAAAAGAAAGTAAAAACACTAAAATAATTCCTCTAACAAATTTTGTGCCACATGAGCAAAATGTCGATGGTTCAAAAACTCCTGATTACAATTTAACAAATCTTGGTGTGGTATTCTTAGGAAATAAATTTAAGATAGCACGCAGAGTTAAAGACGCAAATAATAAATATATTGAACCTGAAACATGAGAGACAATTTATCCAGACAAGATGCCACAAAGTGGAATGGATAGAGGTCTTTTGTCAAAATGAATGGAAAAATATCAATTAACCATAGCTACAAAATTCATTAGAACACAAAATGGTGGTTGAGTAAAAAAAGATTCAACATTCCAAAATGTTTCATATATCCCTATGCTTTTCTTGAGTCCAAAAGCACAATTGGTTCAAGACGTTTTAAGTTATGGAAAAGTTGATTACTTAGCTAGCGCAATTGAAAAATACCTATTAAATTTTGACTTAGTCAAACAACAATTTATCACACCTGAGCAAGTTTATCAATTAACAAGTGTCTTGAAAAAAGTTTTAAACGACAACAACTTTGCTTCAGTTTTTGCTTCAAGTAAAATGAATAAAAAAATATTACCTAAAATCATTTTTGACTTCGTATATGAATTAAGTCATTATGAGGGTGGTGATGTTCTTAAATCGGTATTTTTTAGCATTTTAGAACAAGCAAAAGCAAAAATAAAATCAAGATCATCATTAGTTGAACGAAAAGCTTATTTAACTAGTGAAGTTGAAAACTTATATAAATTAATAAAAGATATAGTTTCAATTGATTTAAGTAAATATTTAAGTGCACAAGCATTGGTTGATGTTTCACATGATCCAAATAAATTTATTGATGCAATTTGAAAAATAATTGACTCAATTGACTTCAAAAAATTTAGCAATTTCTCACACGAGTGATACAAAAGCGAAAGTGATAAAAAAATAATCTTTAATAATAAAGAATATGCTCAAAAACTTTCAACAGGTTTAATAATCAAGTGGTTATTTAACTCAATTGATCAAAAAAGTTTAAAAGAGGGTCTTAAATTATTAATAGATAATCTTGATATAGCTGCATCAATCAATTTAGATAATTCAAGTAGTTTACTTTACAATTTATTAATTAAATTTAGTCCATCCTTAATTAATGGTTTAAAACCAATAATTAAGAAAATGAATGCTGATACTTCTAATCCTCCTAAACCTTATTCTAATGTTAAAGAAGGCTTAATAAACATATTAACAAATATTGATTTCAATATTTTAGCAAGTGAACTTAATCAAATGGTTAAGAGACATTATTTAGATTACAAAGTAATTAAATTTAATAGTGAACTAAATAAAGATGAAGAAAAAATACACCCAATTGTATTAGATTCAATTAGTCCTAAGGACGGAATGATAGCATTTCTGAGATCAATGTTTGGTATACATGGATCAAATAGAGCATTCAAAGATAATTTAATTAAAATGTTTAACTTATCTGATAAATATAAGGAAATTGAATTGTTAAATAGTAGCAAAAAAATTTATATTCCAGATAAGGATGATAATAAAGTAGGTTTTATTGATTTTCTTGAAATTTTTGCTTCTGGTCTATCAAATACAGAAGTAAAAGAATTTAATAATTACAAAATTGAGCAACAATTTTTAGCACTATATTCATCAATTCAAAACCTAGATGAAGTAAACGGTAGTGTTAATTTAGATTTACTAAAAGAATCGCAAAAAAGAATATTAAAACAATATGGTTTATTTTCTTCAAAAACCTATAAAACAGATATTTTGGCAAAAATAGAAAAAATTATAGGTTTCATAAATCAAACAAAAGGCGGAGCTTCCTACATTAGTAATGAATCAAATAAAACAGGTTCTGATTTATTGAATGATCTACAAAATTTTGAAAATAATGGAACTTGATCAATAATTAAAAAATTACTTTCTTCATTGTCAACTCCAACAATTCAAAATGAATATGCATTAGGTGCACAAGCGTTTTCTATTTATAATCCATGAATTCAAATGTTTATGAATAAAGACGCAAACCATTCTCAAGCAGTTCAATTTGTTAATGATTTTATAAATCTTGCACTAGATAGTGAAATATTTGACATTAACAAGAAAATTACAGAAAATGACAATATTCCTTTTGCTGGTATAACGGATTATGGTTTATTAGAATTACTAGATGACCCTGAAAAATCAAATTTATTTGCTTTTGATAACAGTGGTAAATTTGTGAATAACAAGGTTGAAGAGTTTGTGACAAAAAATGAAGTTTACAGACAGTGAATTAAGAAAAATAAATTGCTTTTACTTAAACAATTAGGTTACATCACAGCAAGTAAAATTTACAGCAACTCAAGTGAATATAGTGACGGTGTATATTTAGGAATAATTAGAAAATTCTTAAACAACTATTTATTTAAAAAAGACTTCTTTGAAATTAGAGAACAAGCTCACATTATAATGTCAACATTAAATTTAAGCCTTCCATTACAAATTTTTGGTCTAAGTGAAGCCTTAGTTGATCCTATTTTAAGATTTACTTTTCCAGAGATTACATTATCTTATTTAGCTAGTCAAAAGTCTAATGTTGGTTTAGTTAAGGCTAATTTGCAATACTTATTGCTCAATAAAATAGATGATTTTGAAAAAATCGTTAAAGATGGTGAAGACAAATTTAATACCCTAAGCAGTATTCTGGAATCAGCATTCAGTAAAAAAGATACATCATTAGTTCCTCTTGATATTGATGATGAGCAAACCTTAGTTTTAGATGGTGCAACATTTGATAAATTCAAAGGTATCAGTTCATCATTGTTTGGAATTGACTTTATTAAATTTACCCTAGAAGTAATTAACACCATTGTTGAACCTAAAGAAATAAAAGATATTGTCTTTAATAATTCAAACAGTTATTTAGCAAAAGTTAACTATGCATACTTAGTAAAAAATAATAAAGCTATTTACACAGGCCAAATTCCAGGTGATCCTTTTGAATTACTTTCATTATTAGAAAAACTTGATGAAAAATATGTTTTAAATGTTAACGGAACTAAGTTTATTATTGTTGGACAAGAAACAACAGTAGACTATATGTATCCAGTTATTGACGAGTACAACTTACAAGTTAATACTCAAAGCCAAGCTCTAGTTTATGTTAATGAACACGGATTTGATAGAATTCGTTCAGGTTATGTTGGCAATGTTGTTAAAAAAGTTTTATATGTTAAGAACTCAAAGGCAACAGGCTTAAGCAATGTTGAACTTAAAAAGTATATTACTAACATAATTGATAAGTCAATTACTGATAATAATAAGTTACAAAGAGTTTTCTTGGCAGATGAAATTGATTTAGTTAACCCAGAAAGAGCACTAAGAATTACAACTGTTCAAGGTATTATTAAAGCTGTTTCAACTACAACAATTGCTCTTGTTTCTGTCTTTGTTACTCTTGTGGCTATTTCTACTATATTTATTATAAAAAGATATATAGCAAGCAAAAATAAGGTTATAGGTATTTTGGTTGCTCAAGGTTATCAAACATGACAAATATCACTAAGTTTTACAACTTTTGCACTTGTAACTTCTGTTATTGGTGGTGTTCTAGGTTATGTTATAGGTTATAAGAATCAACTTCTTGCTATGAATGTTATAAACACATATTGAACTTTACCTAAGAATGCAATAGGATTTAATTTCTTTACATTATTCTTCACGGTATTCTTACCATTTCTTGGAATGAGTTTATTAATTTTTGTTGTTTCACTATTTGCACTAAGACATAAACCAATAGATTTAATTAGTGGAGTAAATGAAATACCACAATCTAAATTCTTCAAAGCTTATCAAAAATCCACAAGAAAGTTCAATGTTAAAAAACGCTTCTCTCTTACATTAGCATTTACAAGTTTTTGGAAGTTAATCTCATTTACTGTTAGTGTTATGCTAACAGGTGTAGCAACACTTTTTGGTGTAGCCAATACCAATGTCTTTAATAGAACTATTAATGATACTTATAAAAACAGGTCATATACTTTTAAGGTTGACCTTGAAACCCCAACAAGAGAAGGTGGTCCATTTAAACCATTTAAACCACTTGATTTAAATAATAATCTATATACACCACTTGGTGATATAAGCGATGGAAATAGAGAAGCTGCAGATTACTTTAAGCCTGGTTATTCAAGCATAATTAATAAAAATGGTAAAAATGGTCCTCTTTCACCAGATCCTGATAAAGCCTCATTTGACTCACATATCTTAAGTCAATTTTCAGTTAATGTTGCTGTTGCAGCAGGTGTTGCAGTTGATCCATGACAAGTTGCATACAATGGTATGCCTGATACTCAGAAAGCTAAAATTGATAAGATTAGGGACCGAGTTGGTTATCAACTTGAACGAACTCAAGAAACAACAGACAAGATTTTTAATGTTGACCCTAATACATATGCAATGAGTTTTGTAAGTAAGACTAATAATCAAAAATTGGATTTCTTTAAATATTACCGATCACCATATGAAAAGCAAGGAAGTTTTAAATATGCTCATTGAGATGAAAATAGTAAAACTTACCAAATGCTTAATATAACAACAGATAAATATCGTGATGAATTTAGAGATTTTTTAGTTAATGGTTATAAAGAAATAGCTAAAAAAATTAAAGCAGAAAAAGAAGATCCAAACTTAATTAAAACAAGAGTAAATAAACCAGGCAATTTATCTGATTATTGACTTACTGATAAAAGTGATTTAAGTGGACCAACAATTCAAGATTACTTTATTAGTTTTGGTGGTGTATATTTTGATGAAAAATATGATGAAAAATATACTTATTTAAAGGTTTCAAATAATAACAACACCTTCAAAATTTATGGTTATCAAAAGAACAGCAGGTTTGTAAAACTTATAGATAAAGACAATAAAAATCTATATGATTCATTATATGAATTTGATACCTCAAATAATATTTATCCATTGGTTCTTAATGAAGTTACATCGAATAAATATAACTATAAAATAGGTGATTTAGTAAAATTCGAAATTCTTAATCATGTAGACAGGTTTACAAACAGGGTGATAAATAAGCTTGATAAATCACTTCAAAATGGAACTAATTTATCAAATCAAAGTATTACATTTAAGGTTGTTGGTATTAATCCAACATACATAAATAATGAATTGATTACAACAATAGATGCAGCTAACAAACTAAGTGGCCTTGATACCTTCAAAAACAATTTAGGATTCAAGCCTTTCAATGGTATTATGACAAACAACCCTGTTCCAAGCCAAGTCATTGACTCAGCTTCACTTTATTCACCAAGTGGATATTGGTCTGCTTATGATGGTTTTGATTTAAGTGGTATTGATGAAAATACTCTTAAATCAATGTTTGAACAAATATATAACCCAACCAATGGTGTACTTAAAAACATACTAGTGAAAAAGTTTGGTAATAATGAGACTCAAATTAAAAATCAAATAATGAATTTCCTTGATTCAAATGAATTTGTATTTGATCAAGCAAAATATGAACAAATAAAAAATTCTCCTAAGAGTGCAATTGAGGTATTTGCCAAGTTATATGATTCAAAACTTTATATTGCATTAGGTACAAGCATTGATTCAAAAGATATTGAGGCTGGATTTACAAGCCAAGTTGGATCAACTATTGGCACAATTTCAACTTCTATTATTGCAATTAGCTTCATTATTTCACTTGTAATTTTAATCATTATGTCGACAATTATGATTAGTGAAAACGAGAAAAACATTGCTATATGATCAATTCTAGGATACACACAAAAAGAAAAATTAGGTATGTTCTTTGGTGTATTTATTCCATTTATTATTCTGGCCATTGCATTATCGATTCCAGTTGTGTTATTAATGATATTTACATTTAATAAATTCCTGCTTGCCTCCTCCTCGATTTCTTTACCTCTGGTATTAACTCCATTGCACGTATTCTTAACAACAATAGTAATTTTTGCTATATTTATTGCTACTTCTTTTGTTACATGATATAGTATTGCCAAAATGAAACCAGTTGACTTATTGAAAGGAAAATAA